A portion of the Streptomyces platensis genome contains these proteins:
- a CDS encoding MFS transporter, with the protein MRGRRSLGRQFGWLWAAYGVSAFGTRLAFDAFPLIAVLVLHTGSAAVSLLAAAGLAVGAAVAVPLGPWVEFRRKRPVMIAMDLARCAALLTVPVAYALGLLSFVQLLVVSVVVAAADITFNAAGGACLKALVRPADLLVANSRFESTNWTATVLGPPLGGAAIGLFGPVLTVLADAVSYLLSAVGIRAIGGKEPRPVRTGAPRLRAGDLLEGWRYLLTHPVLRPLFFNTILVNGLIMATSPLLAVLLLGRLGFAPWQYGLAFAVPCVGGLIGARLAPRLVARFGQHKVLYTAGTLRACWSLGLVLVRPGTAGLVLVMIVELGLITCMGVFTPVFATYRLDRTPPDRITRTLSAWSVTSKATTAALTGLWGVLAALTGPRTAIAVAGLLLLVSPLLLPRHAHAPRHEREVAGSHL; encoded by the coding sequence GCAGTTCGGGTGGCTGTGGGCGGCGTACGGGGTCAGTGCGTTCGGTACCCGGCTCGCGTTCGACGCGTTTCCCTTGATCGCGGTTCTGGTGCTGCACACCGGGTCGGCGGCGGTGTCGCTGCTGGCCGCCGCGGGGCTGGCGGTGGGAGCGGCGGTGGCGGTGCCGCTCGGCCCGTGGGTGGAGTTCCGCCGCAAGCGGCCGGTGATGATCGCGATGGATCTGGCGCGGTGCGCGGCACTGCTGACCGTCCCCGTCGCGTACGCCCTCGGTCTGCTCAGCTTCGTCCAGCTCCTGGTCGTGTCGGTCGTCGTCGCCGCGGCGGACATCACCTTCAACGCGGCCGGCGGCGCCTGCCTCAAGGCGCTGGTGCGGCCGGCGGACCTGCTCGTCGCGAACTCCCGGTTCGAGTCCACGAACTGGACCGCCACCGTGCTCGGCCCGCCGCTCGGCGGGGCCGCGATCGGGCTGTTCGGTCCGGTGCTGACCGTGCTGGCCGATGCGGTCAGCTATCTGCTCTCCGCCGTGGGAATCCGCGCGATCGGCGGCAAGGAGCCGCGGCCCGTACGCACCGGTGCACCACGGCTCCGGGCCGGGGACCTGCTCGAAGGGTGGCGGTACCTGCTGACCCACCCGGTGCTGCGCCCGCTGTTCTTCAACACGATTCTGGTCAACGGCCTGATCATGGCGACGTCGCCACTGCTGGCCGTCCTTCTGCTCGGGCGGCTCGGGTTCGCGCCCTGGCAGTACGGTCTCGCCTTCGCGGTGCCCTGCGTCGGCGGGCTGATCGGCGCACGACTGGCCCCCCGGCTCGTCGCGCGGTTCGGGCAGCACAAGGTCCTGTACACCGCGGGGACGCTGCGGGCGTGCTGGTCGCTCGGGCTGGTCCTCGTCCGCCCCGGCACCGCCGGGCTGGTACTCGTCATGATCGTCGAGCTGGGGCTGATCACCTGCATGGGCGTCTTCACCCCGGTGTTCGCCACCTACCGGCTCGACCGAACGCCGCCGGACCGGATCACCCGCACCCTGTCCGCATGGTCGGTCACCAGCAAGGCCACCACCGCGGCCCTGACCGGCCTGTGGGGCGTGCTGGCCGCCCTCACCGGCCCCCGCACCGCGATCGCGGTCGCCGGTCTCCTCCTGCTGGTGAGCCCGCTCCTGCTCCCCCGGCACGCGCACGCGCCGCGGCACGAGCGGGAAGTGGCCGGAAGTCACCTCTGA
- a CDS encoding helix-turn-helix domain-containing protein, with protein sequence MDASDMHPADGLQAVVAAIDELLRDLDLGRDVIDIDHLSHRTGLPVPRVQALLDDSGEESEQMQDSFQDRLVFLRETRRKPDGKMYTLDEIGAGAGISHGQVGYLLNGKRKSPGLDVTRKLEKFFEVEPGFFTATERQALYRALQSTHEQLTHLALLRGKGINRLAMRSGTSGDSRIDRELRHALSEVLSRPEGEDPEVRELTDRMRSLPSKSRRRVFPLIQGLLGLARPEHEERPSPDRPAG encoded by the coding sequence ATGGATGCCTCAGACATGCACCCGGCGGATGGTCTTCAAGCCGTCGTCGCAGCGATCGACGAGCTTCTCCGGGACCTGGACCTCGGGCGCGACGTCATCGACATCGATCACCTCTCGCACCGGACCGGCCTCCCGGTCCCCCGCGTACAGGCGTTGCTCGATGACAGTGGCGAGGAATCCGAGCAGATGCAGGACTCCTTCCAGGACCGCCTCGTCTTCCTGCGGGAGACCCGCCGCAAGCCCGACGGGAAGATGTACACCCTCGACGAGATCGGTGCGGGAGCCGGCATCTCCCACGGCCAGGTCGGCTACCTCCTGAACGGGAAGCGGAAGAGCCCCGGGCTGGATGTCACCCGGAAACTGGAGAAGTTCTTCGAGGTCGAGCCGGGCTTCTTCACCGCCACCGAACGTCAGGCGCTGTACCGGGCACTCCAGTCGACGCATGAGCAGCTGACCCATCTCGCACTGCTCAGGGGCAAGGGCATCAACCGGCTGGCGATGCGCAGCGGCACCAGCGGCGACAGCAGGATCGACCGGGAACTCCGGCACGCGCTGTCCGAAGTTCTGAGCCGGCCCGAGGGCGAGGATCCTGAGGTACGGGAGCTCACGGACCGTATGCGCTCGCTGCCCTCCAAGAGCAGAAGACGGGTCTTCCCCCTGATCCAGGGGCTGTTGGGCCTGGCCCGGCCCGAGCACGAGGAGCGTCCGTCCCCCGACCGGCCCGCCGGCTGA
- a CDS encoding phytoene/squalene synthase family protein — MATWPKTLDQAGITDPALRRDYSEQRQLVAHYARAEYTAVRLLLPAQLVPDVLAATAFMHHSDNLIDQGPAEERIAALADWESRVQAALKSGEADQPVLRTLLDTLARQPQLRQYVEDFLAGAPLEVKTAGFATERDFQHYIDGYSLPAFLLIACLLGDGAPTAAYVAGCRTFIEASQRLDFLNDLAEDLADGRLGIPEELLTRHGLTRDGLTGTGPTGKDGAAVDGLRPLLADQVRQIRSGLSASYGLVDLVPARNRPFVRALVSIQGLTLRAAARKGTALLDGSARPQVAAALRILAREYAAARRGRDTKPAVSGSEPTAGKTA; from the coding sequence ATGGCCACATGGCCGAAGACGCTCGACCAGGCAGGGATCACCGATCCCGCACTGCGTCGTGACTACAGCGAACAGCGTCAGCTGGTGGCGCACTACGCCCGCGCCGAGTACACCGCCGTGCGGTTGCTCCTTCCCGCGCAGCTGGTGCCCGACGTCCTCGCCGCGACCGCGTTCATGCACCACAGCGACAACCTCATCGACCAGGGACCGGCCGAGGAGCGCATCGCCGCGCTCGCCGACTGGGAGAGCCGGGTGCAGGCCGCGCTCAAGAGCGGCGAAGCCGACCAGCCCGTGCTGCGGACGCTCCTCGACACCCTCGCCAGGCAGCCGCAACTCCGGCAGTACGTCGAAGACTTCCTCGCCGGGGCGCCGCTGGAGGTGAAGACGGCGGGCTTCGCCACGGAACGCGACTTCCAGCACTACATCGACGGCTATTCGCTGCCCGCCTTCCTGCTCATCGCCTGCCTGCTGGGCGACGGAGCGCCCACCGCCGCGTACGTCGCCGGCTGCCGGACCTTCATCGAGGCGAGCCAGCGGCTGGACTTCCTCAACGACCTCGCCGAGGACCTGGCCGACGGACGCCTCGGCATCCCCGAAGAGCTCCTCACCCGCCACGGCCTGACCCGCGACGGACTGACCGGTACCGGCCCGACCGGCAAGGACGGCGCCGCCGTTGACGGGTTGCGCCCGCTGCTCGCTGACCAGGTCCGGCAGATCCGCTCGGGCCTGTCGGCGTCGTACGGGCTGGTGGATCTGGTGCCCGCCCGCAACCGGCCGTTCGTCCGGGCTCTCGTCAGCATTCAAGGCCTCACCCTGCGCGCCGCGGCGCGGAAGGGGACCGCGCTGCTCGATGGTTCCGCCCGGCCGCAGGTGGCGGCGGCCCTGCGGATTCTCGCCCGGGAGTACGCGGCGGCCCGTCGCGGCCGTGACACGAAGCCGGCCGTCAGCGGTAGCGAGCCGACGGCAGGTAAGACGGCCTGA
- a CDS encoding MAB_1171c family putative transporter: MSEGVSNVVYLIIAVIDFVIAGWKCLALLRDPTPTLSLITVNFVASGLVFAMAAPAGYRMLGDLTGVPSFATLPVYIGILSCFSLLHLLTMLWDPRLRQSPAVLRRRVTVWSAVYLAAPAVMVVAFCSADLSGPMDPLKFNTDFAGDPLIQVFLAVFLATLACGTLNTYRRCRKLNPADPRFRRALRSFGTAMLFVFGYVVCSVPAIVLAALGNHALDAVGVLGSTFGSIGALITSYGLSGAAVGAWLRERRDIKALQPLWDLVVEGVDEDLAFSVDSARSHRLAWNVGFNLHRRVIEILDGMRALRPWVSPLPAAAVHAAQEASRGTADARPLSEQELQAAATAAALRDAAQRLQAARLEAAAQGHSGHPQPPEGPQVALPGEDTPASDERQRLLRVAQALTAPLVTTALQVVRVQRSATEVPEGQ, from the coding sequence GTGTCTGAGGGCGTCTCGAACGTCGTCTACCTGATCATCGCGGTCATCGACTTCGTGATCGCCGGGTGGAAGTGCCTGGCACTGCTGCGCGATCCCACCCCGACGCTGTCCTTGATCACGGTGAACTTCGTGGCGTCCGGCCTGGTGTTCGCGATGGCCGCACCCGCGGGGTACCGGATGCTGGGGGACCTCACCGGCGTCCCCAGCTTCGCCACCCTCCCCGTCTACATCGGCATCCTGAGCTGCTTCTCCCTCCTCCACCTGCTCACGATGCTGTGGGATCCCCGGTTGCGGCAGAGCCCGGCGGTGCTGCGCCGCCGGGTCACGGTGTGGTCGGCGGTGTATCTCGCGGCCCCGGCCGTCATGGTCGTCGCGTTCTGCTCGGCCGATCTGTCCGGGCCGATGGATCCGCTCAAGTTCAACACCGACTTCGCGGGTGACCCGCTGATCCAGGTCTTCCTGGCGGTCTTCCTCGCCACCTTGGCCTGCGGAACCCTCAACACCTACCGGCGGTGCCGCAAGCTGAACCCGGCGGACCCCCGGTTCCGGCGCGCGCTGCGCTCCTTCGGCACCGCGATGCTGTTCGTCTTCGGCTATGTGGTCTGCTCCGTCCCGGCCATCGTGCTGGCCGCCCTCGGCAACCACGCCCTGGATGCCGTGGGGGTGCTCGGCTCCACCTTCGGCTCGATCGGCGCCCTGATCACCAGCTACGGCCTCTCCGGAGCCGCGGTGGGCGCGTGGCTGCGCGAACGCCGGGACATCAAGGCCCTCCAGCCGTTGTGGGACCTCGTCGTCGAAGGCGTCGACGAGGACCTCGCCTTCAGCGTGGACAGCGCACGGAGCCATCGCCTGGCATGGAACGTGGGATTCAACCTGCACCGCCGGGTGATCGAGATCCTCGACGGGATGCGCGCGCTGCGTCCCTGGGTGTCGCCCCTGCCCGCGGCCGCCGTCCACGCCGCGCAGGAGGCATCCCGTGGCACCGCCGACGCCCGGCCGCTCTCGGAACAGGAACTCCAGGCGGCGGCCACCGCCGCCGCCCTGCGGGACGCGGCCCAGCGCCTCCAGGCCGCCCGGCTGGAGGCGGCGGCACAGGGGCATTCCGGCCATCCGCAGCCGCCTGAGGGACCGCAGGTGGCACTGCCCGGCGAGGACACCCCGGCCTCCGACGAACGCCAGCGGCTGCTGCGCGTCGCCCAGGCGCTCACCGCCCCGCTGGTCACCACGGCGCTCCAGGTCGTGCGCGTACAGCGGTCCGCCACCGAGGTGCCCGAAGGGCAGTAG
- a CDS encoding dihydrofolate reductase family protein yields the protein MAQLLRVQNFSISSDGIGAGEDQSLERPFGHVAPEQLFAWAGATASWPMRTDPGGSRGLDDYFTRDYARNIGAEIMGRNKFGPQRGPWHDDEWRGWWGDEPPFHTPVFVLTHHERPSFTLSDTTFHFVGGDPAAVLEQAREAAHGKDVRLGGGVTTIRQFLDADLVDTLHVAVSPVTLGSGLRLWDSPEELLDRFHLEVVPSPSGSVTHHLFWRK from the coding sequence GTGGCCCAGCTCTTGAGAGTCCAGAACTTCAGCATCTCGAGTGACGGAATCGGTGCCGGTGAGGACCAGAGCCTGGAGAGACCGTTCGGCCATGTCGCTCCCGAGCAGCTGTTCGCCTGGGCGGGCGCCACGGCGAGCTGGCCCATGCGCACCGACCCCGGGGGCAGCCGCGGCCTCGACGACTACTTCACCCGGGACTACGCACGCAACATCGGCGCCGAGATCATGGGCCGCAACAAGTTCGGGCCGCAGCGCGGGCCCTGGCACGACGATGAGTGGCGCGGCTGGTGGGGGGACGAGCCCCCGTTCCACACCCCGGTGTTCGTGCTGACCCACCACGAGCGTCCTTCGTTCACGCTCTCCGACACCACGTTCCACTTCGTCGGCGGCGACCCGGCCGCCGTCCTCGAACAGGCACGGGAGGCCGCGCACGGCAAGGACGTGCGACTCGGTGGCGGGGTCACCACCATCCGGCAGTTCCTCGACGCCGACCTCGTCGACACCCTGCACGTGGCGGTCTCGCCGGTGACGCTGGGGTCCGGACTGCGGCTCTGGGACTCGCCCGAGGAGCTGCTCGACCGATTCCACCTGGAGGTCGTGCCCAGCCCGAGCGGCAGCGTCACCCACCACCTGTTCTGGCGAAAGTGA
- a CDS encoding cyclic nucleotide-binding domain-containing protein, producing the protein MTMIENMLDDVPPDRRRQLTDLAVEVSLPRATRLFEEGRRADRFWIIRSGQVVLDQHVPGRRAAVVETLGRGELLGWSWMFPPYLWHLGAETVGPVDAVEFDARAIRELCEADPVLGRAMYRYVAKTVADRLHGTRTRLLDLYGPQGSGLDP; encoded by the coding sequence ATGACCATGATCGAAAATATGCTCGACGATGTGCCGCCCGACCGGCGACGGCAGCTGACCGATCTCGCCGTCGAGGTGTCGCTGCCGCGCGCCACCCGGCTCTTCGAGGAGGGCCGGCGGGCGGACCGGTTCTGGATCATCCGCAGTGGACAGGTGGTGCTCGACCAGCACGTCCCCGGGCGCCGGGCCGCGGTCGTGGAAACCCTCGGCCGTGGCGAACTGCTCGGCTGGTCCTGGATGTTCCCGCCCTATCTGTGGCACCTGGGAGCGGAGACCGTCGGCCCGGTGGACGCCGTGGAGTTCGACGCCAGGGCGATCCGCGAGCTGTGCGAAGCGGACCCCGTCCTCGGTCGGGCGATGTACCGCTATGTGGCCAAGACAGTGGCCGACCGGCTGCACGGCACCCGCACCCGGCTGCTCGATCTGTACGGCCCCCAGGGCAGCGGCCTCGACCCCTGA
- a CDS encoding NHLP bacteriocin export ABC transporter permease/ATPase subunit, translating to MSVPPSAVVGPGDTDAVTYALGGLGTPVDCAGLRSVPLEGPHVLWLVTGGSLDLFAVDAAQEGHWHFLGRLEAGTLLLGPVAGPQHTLLGRPSQDCLLRRIPLRELPRYEYGEYGDTGAFPQYGAQGYADPAYGGQGEAPSALEHAFALGTARSLGVLFEAPLDGRPGDEAVADDDILWMPVPPGTVQYGASYSAEAAGDLLVDPELWQQMVNQQYRLLSAVDRWIEQLERAHEDRTAAGIKAGETVRERADQALVASIGRAGRGSTTTDRTSDDTTFAVCRRVAEAAGITLTEPPKGGAVNDRITPVERIAVSSRIRTRAVRLQGPWWRTNTGPLVGHRAKSGAPVALLWRRGRYEAVNPVSGLRMRLGKDNADELEPRAVMFYRPLPERPMSLWRLMLFSLRGTRTDVRNLALSGLVTVGLGALVPIATGKVLGEYVPSADKSLIVQVSLAVMITSVVSAAFMLLQNLTVLRMEGRIESTLQPAVWDRLLRLPTKFFTERSTGELASAAMGISAIRRVLSGLGPVAVQSTTIGAMNLVLLLVYSVPLALAAVAMLIVIGAVFLAMGLWELRWQRRLVKLGNKLNNQAFQTLRGLPKLRVAAAESFAYAAWAREFARSRELQQKAGRIKNLTTVLNAVYLPVCSLTLFILLAGPARGTMSAASFLTFNTSVTMLLTAVTQITGAFISAAAAMPMFEQIKPVLDEKPEVRGASAQPGTLSGGIEAKKLSFRYTDDGPLVLDDVSLRVQPGEFVAVVGPSGCGKSTLLRLLIGFDKPSSGSVLYDGQDLAALDQAAVRRQCGVVLQNAQPLTGSILDCICGAEAFTQEEAWAAAEMAGLAEDIKRMPMGLHTMISGGGAISGGQRQRLMIAQALVRRPRILFFDEATSALDNETQRIVSDSTRKLSASRLVIAHRLSTVMDADRVIVMAEGRIVEQGAPADLLADTGGRLHDLVRRQLT from the coding sequence GTGTCCGTACCCCCGTCCGCGGTCGTGGGACCGGGCGACACCGATGCCGTCACCTATGCGCTGGGCGGCCTCGGCACACCGGTCGACTGCGCCGGACTGCGCAGCGTTCCCCTGGAGGGCCCGCATGTGCTGTGGCTCGTCACGGGCGGCTCGCTGGATCTCTTCGCGGTCGATGCCGCCCAGGAAGGGCACTGGCACTTCCTCGGCCGCCTCGAAGCGGGCACCCTGCTGCTCGGCCCGGTCGCGGGCCCGCAGCACACCCTGCTCGGCCGGCCCTCCCAGGACTGCCTGCTGCGCCGTATCCCGCTGCGCGAACTGCCCCGCTACGAGTACGGGGAGTACGGCGACACCGGGGCCTTTCCGCAATACGGCGCGCAGGGCTACGCCGACCCCGCGTACGGCGGCCAGGGCGAGGCGCCCTCCGCGCTGGAGCACGCCTTCGCGCTGGGCACCGCCCGCAGCCTGGGCGTGCTCTTCGAGGCACCGCTCGACGGCCGCCCCGGCGACGAGGCGGTGGCCGACGACGACATCCTGTGGATGCCGGTCCCGCCCGGCACCGTGCAGTACGGCGCCTCCTACAGCGCGGAGGCGGCCGGCGATCTGCTGGTGGACCCCGAGCTGTGGCAGCAGATGGTCAATCAGCAGTACCGGCTGCTGTCCGCCGTCGACCGCTGGATCGAGCAGCTGGAGCGCGCCCACGAGGACCGTACGGCGGCCGGCATCAAGGCGGGCGAAACCGTCCGCGAGCGCGCCGACCAGGCGCTGGTGGCATCCATCGGCCGGGCCGGGCGGGGCAGTACCACGACGGACCGGACCAGCGACGACACCACCTTCGCGGTCTGCCGCAGGGTCGCCGAGGCGGCGGGTATCACGCTCACCGAGCCACCGAAGGGCGGTGCCGTCAACGACCGGATCACCCCGGTCGAACGGATCGCGGTCAGCTCGCGGATCCGGACCCGCGCGGTCCGGCTCCAGGGGCCCTGGTGGCGGACCAACACCGGGCCCCTGGTGGGCCATCGCGCCAAGTCCGGTGCGCCGGTGGCGCTGCTGTGGCGCCGCGGCCGGTACGAGGCGGTCAACCCGGTCTCCGGCCTGCGGATGCGCCTCGGCAAGGACAACGCCGACGAACTCGAACCGCGCGCCGTCATGTTCTACCGCCCGCTGCCGGAACGGCCCATGAGCCTGTGGCGGCTGATGCTCTTCAGCCTGCGCGGGACCCGGACGGACGTCCGTAATCTGGCCCTCAGCGGACTGGTGACCGTCGGCCTCGGCGCCCTCGTCCCGATCGCGACCGGCAAGGTGCTCGGGGAGTACGTACCGAGCGCCGACAAGAGCCTGATCGTGCAGGTCTCCCTGGCCGTCATGATCACCAGCGTGGTCTCCGCCGCTTTCATGCTGCTGCAGAACCTCACCGTCCTGCGGATGGAGGGCCGGATCGAGAGCACGCTCCAGCCGGCCGTGTGGGACCGGCTGCTGCGGCTGCCGACGAAGTTCTTCACCGAACGCTCCACCGGCGAGCTGGCCAGCGCCGCGATGGGCATCAGCGCCATCCGCCGGGTGCTGTCCGGACTCGGCCCGGTGGCCGTGCAGTCCACCACGATCGGCGCGATGAACCTGGTGCTGCTGCTCGTCTACAGCGTGCCGCTGGCGCTGGCGGCGGTCGCCATGCTGATCGTCATCGGTGCGGTGTTCCTCGCCATGGGCCTGTGGGAGCTGCGCTGGCAGCGGCGGCTGGTCAAGCTCGGCAACAAGCTCAACAACCAGGCGTTCCAGACTCTGCGCGGGCTGCCCAAACTGCGGGTCGCCGCGGCCGAGAGCTTCGCGTACGCGGCCTGGGCCCGCGAGTTCGCCCGCTCCCGGGAACTCCAGCAGAAGGCCGGCCGGATCAAGAATCTGACCACCGTCCTCAACGCGGTCTATCTGCCGGTCTGCTCACTCACCCTCTTCATACTGCTGGCCGGCCCGGCCCGCGGCACCATGTCGGCCGCCTCGTTCCTCACCTTCAACACCTCGGTGACCATGCTGCTGACCGCGGTCACCCAGATCACCGGCGCGTTCATCTCGGCCGCCGCCGCGATGCCGATGTTCGAGCAGATCAAGCCGGTGCTGGACGAGAAGCCGGAAGTCCGCGGGGCCAGCGCCCAGCCCGGCACCCTGTCCGGCGGCATCGAGGCCAAGAAGCTCTCGTTCCGCTACACCGACGACGGCCCGCTCGTCCTCGACGATGTCTCGCTGCGGGTCCAGCCGGGCGAGTTCGTGGCCGTCGTCGGCCCGAGCGGCTGCGGCAAGTCCACCCTGCTGCGGCTCCTCATCGGCTTCGACAAGCCGTCCTCGGGCAGTGTGCTCTACGACGGCCAGGACCTGGCCGCGCTGGACCAGGCTGCGGTGCGCCGGCAGTGCGGGGTCGTGCTCCAGAACGCCCAGCCGCTCACCGGATCGATCCTGGACTGCATCTGCGGCGCCGAGGCCTTCACTCAGGAAGAGGCCTGGGCGGCCGCCGAGATGGCGGGTCTGGCCGAGGACATCAAGCGGATGCCGATGGGCCTGCACACCATGATCTCCGGCGGTGGCGCGATCTCCGGCGGCCAGCGGCAGCGCCTGATGATCGCCCAGGCGCTGGTCCGCCGCCCGCGGATCCTGTTCTTCGACGAGGCCACCAGCGCCCTGGACAACGAGACGCAGCGCATCGTCAGCGACAGCACCCGCAAGCTCAGCGCCAGCCGGCTGGTGATCGCCCACCGGCTGTCCACGGTCATGGACGCCGACCGTGTGATCGTGATGGCGGAGGGCCGGATCGTCGAGCAGGGGGCCCCGGCCGACCTGCTCGCCGACACCGGTGGCCGGCTGCACGATCTGGTGCGGCGTCAGCTGACCTGA
- a CDS encoding NHLP family bacteriocin export ABC transporter peptidase/permease/ATPase subunit — MTAPHDSAAPQQQLPPPVRGRRRAEPASGARRTRRAAPAPKPKKTKTVRTPTVLQMEAVECGAASLAMVLAHYGRHVPLEELRIACGVSRDGSRASNLLKAARSYGLQAKGMQMEPAALAEVQAPAILFWEFNHYVVYDGTGRRMGRRGVHINDPDKGRRFVATEDFDTSFTGVALVLEPGESFRKGGRKPGVLGAVPARMRGTTGTLLAALLASLLLVAVGAAVPALSRTYIDMFLIGNQTSLLGPLFASMAAMVALTAVLTGLQQANLLRGRIISSTLTSARFLRHLLRLPVTFFAQRSPADLVQRLQSNDAVAETLARDLAAAGVDGIVVILYAFLLWTYDPQLTVIGVGIALLNVVAMRIVIRLRATHTQKLRADSARLTNTSYTGLQLIETMKATGGENGYFRRWAGQHATTLEEQQRLGVPSAALAVVAPTLATLNSALILWIGGLRAVEGHISIGLLVAFQALVTRFTAPITRLNGVAGRIQDFAADVARLKDVESFPVDTLYSRPEPEADTRRLKGHVTLEEITFGYSPLDKPLLTGFSLAVGPGRQVALVGGSGSGKSTVSRLISGLYSPWEGTIRIDGQRLEDLSRSALAASVSFVDQDIFLFEGTVRDNVALWDPSIPDDAVIAALQDAALYDEVIAPRPDGIHSRVEQDGRNFSGGQRQRLEIARALVRRPSILVLDEVTSALDARTEQIIMDNLRRRGCACVIIAHRLSTVRDSDEIVVLDHGVVVERGRHEDLVAAGGPYAELVKEH; from the coding sequence GTGACCGCTCCGCACGACTCCGCCGCCCCGCAGCAGCAGTTGCCGCCGCCGGTCCGCGGCCGCCGCCGCGCGGAACCCGCGTCCGGCGCGCGCCGCACCCGCCGGGCCGCGCCCGCCCCTAAGCCCAAGAAGACGAAGACCGTCCGCACCCCCACCGTCCTCCAGATGGAGGCCGTGGAGTGCGGCGCCGCCTCGCTCGCCATGGTGCTGGCCCACTACGGACGGCATGTGCCGCTCGAAGAGCTGCGGATCGCCTGCGGTGTCTCCCGCGACGGCTCGCGCGCCAGCAATCTGCTCAAGGCCGCCCGCAGCTACGGACTCCAGGCCAAGGGCATGCAGATGGAGCCGGCCGCGCTCGCCGAGGTGCAGGCGCCCGCCATCCTGTTCTGGGAGTTCAACCACTACGTCGTCTACGACGGCACGGGCCGCCGCATGGGCCGCCGCGGCGTCCACATCAACGACCCCGACAAGGGCCGCCGCTTCGTGGCGACGGAGGACTTCGACACCAGCTTCACCGGCGTCGCCCTGGTCCTCGAACCCGGCGAATCCTTCCGCAAGGGCGGCCGCAAGCCCGGCGTCCTCGGCGCCGTACCCGCCCGGATGCGCGGCACGACCGGCACCCTGCTGGCCGCGCTGCTCGCCAGCCTGCTGCTGGTCGCGGTCGGTGCGGCGGTGCCCGCGCTCAGCCGGACGTATATCGACATGTTCCTGATCGGCAACCAGACCTCGCTGCTGGGGCCGCTCTTCGCGTCGATGGCCGCCATGGTCGCGCTGACCGCCGTACTGACCGGCCTGCAACAGGCGAACCTGCTGCGCGGCCGCATCATCTCCTCCACCCTCACCAGCGCCCGCTTCCTGCGCCATCTGCTCAGACTCCCGGTCACCTTCTTCGCCCAGCGCAGCCCGGCCGACCTGGTCCAGCGGCTCCAGTCCAACGACGCGGTGGCCGAGACGCTGGCCCGTGACCTCGCCGCCGCGGGCGTGGACGGCATCGTCGTCATCCTCTACGCCTTCCTGCTGTGGACCTATGACCCCCAACTGACCGTCATCGGCGTGGGCATCGCGCTGCTCAATGTGGTCGCCATGCGGATCGTGATCCGGCTGCGGGCCACCCACACCCAGAAGCTGCGCGCCGACTCCGCGCGGCTGACCAACACCTCCTACACCGGCCTCCAGCTCATCGAGACGATGAAGGCCACCGGCGGCGAGAACGGCTACTTCCGCCGCTGGGCCGGCCAGCACGCCACCACGCTGGAGGAACAGCAACGGCTGGGCGTGCCGAGCGCCGCGCTGGCCGTGGTCGCCCCCACCCTGGCCACGCTCAACAGCGCGCTGATCCTGTGGATCGGCGGACTGCGGGCGGTCGAGGGTCATATCTCCATCGGTCTGCTCGTCGCCTTCCAGGCGCTGGTCACCCGCTTCACCGCGCCCATCACCCGGCTCAACGGAGTGGCGGGCCGGATCCAGGACTTCGCCGCCGACGTGGCGCGCCTCAAGGACGTCGAGAGCTTCCCCGTCGACACCCTCTACTCGCGCCCCGAACCGGAGGCCGACACCCGCCGGCTCAAGGGCCATGTGACGCTGGAGGAGATCACCTTCGGCTACAGCCCGCTGGACAAACCGCTGCTCACCGGCTTCTCCCTGGCCGTCGGCCCCGGCCGGCAGGTCGCTCTCGTCGGCGGCTCCGGCAGCGGCAAGTCCACCGTCTCCCGGCTGATCTCCGGCCTCTACAGCCCCTGGGAAGGCACCATCCGCATCGACGGACAGCGGCTGGAGGACCTCTCCCGCAGTGCGCTGGCTGCCTCCGTCTCCTTCGTCGACCAGGACATCTTCCTCTTCGAGGGCACGGTCCGCGACAACGTGGCGCTGTGGGACCCGTCCATCCCGGACGACGCGGTGATCGCCGCCCTCCAGGACGCCGCGCTCTACGACGAGGTGATCGCCCCCCGCCCCGACGGCATCCACAGCCGGGTCGAGCAGGACGGCCGCAACTTCTCCGGCGGGCAGCGGCAGCGGCTGGAGATCGCCCGCGCCCTGGTCCGGCGCCCCAGCATCCTGGTCCTCGACGAGGTCACCAGCGCACTGGACGCCCGGACCGAACAGATCATCATGGACAACCTGCGGCGGCGCGGCTGCGCCTGCGTCATCATCGCCCACCGGCTGAGCACGGTCCGCGACAGCGACGAGATCGTCGTCCTCGACCACGGCGTGGTCGTCGAACGCGGCCGGCACGAGGACCTGGTCGCCGCCGGGGGCCCGTACGCCGAGCTGGTCAAGGAGCACTGA